From the genome of Rhodothermales bacterium:
ATCCGGCCACTCGCCGTCACCCACGAAACCGGACGTCAAAGCGATGCTATGATTTACTTCGGCGAGCACCACGATCTCGAAGTCCGCATTCCCTGCTTCCTCCAGTAGATTCTGCAATACGGGCACGTTCACTTCCGGCGGCACTACGTAGTCGTCCTCGCAGTAGATGGCCAGAAGAGGAATCCTGGTGTTCCGAAGCGCCTCGGTTGGATCATAGTCTTGCCGACGGCGATAGTAGTCGAGCTCAGGATTTGCGAGACTCTCCGGAAGATCCACGAACCTGGCCCAGCGCTTCGAGCGGGCTGTCTCAATCAGCGGTTTGAATGCGGACCATTCTGCCCCATCGTACGAGAGCTCAACAAGCCGCTTCTGGTACTCGAAAGCTGCTCTGAATTCGTCGTCGGTGAAGGACTCGTCCGACCTTCGCATGAGGGCCTCAATCACATGACCCTGCTGGTACGCGAGGCTTTCTGCAGGGCCCACCAGCGTCACTATGAAGGCGACATCGTTTCTCTCAGCAGCGACCACGGGCACGATCCATCCACCCGCACTGTTCGACAGCAGTCCGAGATGATCACTGCTGATTTCGGATCGGTCCCGCATGAAATCAAGACCTGCAGCCACATCCTCGACGCGATCCAGGCTTGTGGCAGTGGCATTGTCACCTGTGGAGCGGCCTGTGCCCCGTGCATCAACAACAAGACCGGCTATTCCGAAACGCACGAGCGTACTTGCAAGGTCATACGAGCCGTATC
Proteins encoded in this window:
- a CDS encoding alpha/beta fold hydrolase; amino-acid sequence: MPTTRPLLRALLLTTFLVLCGPGRSLAQVPPGLEGRWSGAAIENGTPILFELEFEVVDDSLHTTLTQPYSGYSRFPYPFRYEGGRLKSGLFGDEMDLLVDLRRGQLRGTVVNEGEVTQTVFLQRVLDFPLPGIREEEVSFRAGSDTLAGSLLLPDGPGPYPAIVFVAGRGYGSRYGSYDLASTLVRFGIAGLVVDARGTGRSTGDNATATSLDRVEDVAAGLDFMRDRSEISSDHLGLLSNSAGGWIVPVVAAERNDVAFIVTLVGPAESLAYQQGHVIEALMRRSDESFTDDEFRAAFEYQKRLVELSYDGAEWSAFKPLIETARSKRWARFVDLPESLANPELDYYRRRQDYDPTEALRNTRIPLLAIYCEDDYVVPPEVNVPVLQNLLEEAGNADFEIVVLAEVNHSIALTSGFVGDGEWPDRYYQPWTRSPDLIPTILDWLRPRLELDRPRNGR